From the Devosia sp. FJ2-5-3 genome, the window TTCAAAACTGCGTACAAGCAGGAACGTTGGACTTCGACGAAAAAAAATAGGACTGCAGGTTTTTTAGGATAGGACTTGTAGGACTTTGAGGGGCTATTTGCACAAAGAGGCAGCAGGCTGCGCATATTTTAGGCGAAAGTCCTACTTTATCGGAATTATCCGAGAGATGTCCTATTTCGCCTGGGTTGGCGAAATAGGACAATAGTGGATCGCTTATTCAAGATGCGATTTGATGAACCACAAATTCTTGTCCAGGTCGCGGGAGAACGCGGTGAGAATGTCGGCGGTGGTGGGGTCGCCGGCCTCGTCAGTCGCATCGATATCCTCGCGCACCTGATTGGCGAGGGCGGCATAGCGCTCGGCAAGGGCGGCGAGATGGTCATTGGTCTTGCGGATGTCGGTGGGATAGGCGGCAAGCTGGGTAGACTTGGCGACGATCTGGCTGGTGCCCAGGGCAATGCCGTCGAGCTGGGCCACGCGCTCGGCGATGGTGTCGACATGGGTGTCGAGTTCGGCCCGCATCGGATCGAGCATTTCGTGCACGGCGATGAAGTTGAGGCCCTTGAGGTTCCAGTGGGCCTGCTTGGTGATCAGCGCGAGATCGATGCTATCGGCAAGCCGGGCATTGAGGATGCCGATGACAGTGGACTTGGTATTGGACTTGAGGTCGATGGAGGGGGTCTTCATGGTCAGATCCTTTGACGCTGGAGGTTCTGCCCGAACAACCAGTCAGGCCGGGCTGTGGTTCCGAGCGAGCGTCAGTGCGTGTGTCTTTGCACGGAGTTGCCCTCGGGCCTGACCCGAGGGGCACTCTCCGCTAAGAACTGACCCTTGGGGGTTTGCAGAATGGCCCTCGGGTCAGGCCCGAGGGAAGCACGGGCCCATGGAGGGACCAGGGCATGAAAAAAGCGCGGCCCCTGCGGACCGCGCCTCACTACTCAGCTCACACAAGCCTTAGTTCACAGACTTGTCCTCAATGGACGGGGTGCTGCCATTGATCTGGATGGTGCGCGGCTTTTTGCTTTCGGGCAATTCGCGCTTCAGTTCCAGATGGAGCAGGCCGTTCTCGAGGCTGGCGCCCTGGACCTCGACATAGTCGGCCAGCTGGAAGCGCAGCTCGAAGGCACGCTCGGCAATGCCGCGATGGAGGAATTCGCGCTTGGTATCGGCAGTCTCGGCTGGCTTGGCGCCCTTGACGACCAGGGAGTTTTCCTTGGTCTCGATGGCGATGTCGCCATTGGAGAAGCCGGCAACCGCGATGGAGATGCGGTAGGCATCTTCACCCGTGCGCTCGATATTATAGGGCGGGTAGGTCTTGGTCTCCTGCGCGCCCAGGCTGTCGAGGCGGTTGAACAGGCGATCAAAGCCGACGGTGGAGCGGTAGAAGGGAGAGAAATCGATGGTCTGCATGATACACATTCTCCATTGAGCAACGTGGTTGCGGTTCCAGTCCGATGGCGGCGCTCCCGGGTGTGGCGAGCACTGAATCCAACGGACCTTTTGTTCCCGGCTATCCGGCGAACACCACAGATGTAGGAGCCCCGTTTCGGCGTTCAAGAGGGCGCGCCAGGGGAAAATACGCAGATTTTTTTGCACCGCGGAACGGGAGAAAACCGCATGTCGATCAACGCGTTCACCGAGAACCTCCAGCGCGACGCAGCCGCCTCGGGCCTGTTTGACGGCCTCTTTCTCGGGGGCTCTCATGGACGGGGCAGTGCAGATTTCTGGAGCGATATCGATCTCGTCGGACTGGCTCCGGCAGGGCGACATGAGGCCATTACAGACTGGTGGCGCAACTGGCTCGAACAAGGCGAACCGCTTCTCTATTTCAAGGTATTGCCGCGCGGCGGCACGCTGATCAATGCCATCGACCAGCGCTGGCTGCGGATCGATCTCAATCTGGTCGAGGCAGCCCAGATCCGAGGACGGGCCAAGGATCAGCTGGTGCCGCTTGTCGACCCGGCCGGCCTTTACGCCGGACTGGCCGAGAGCCTGCCCGATCATCGGGCCGATCCGCGCCGGATCGAAGAGCTGGTCTGGGAGTTCATCCGCGTCCTCGGCCTCACCGCCGTCGGGCTCGGCCGGAAGGAATGGGTGGTGATGGTGATGGGCACGGGGCTTCTGCGCGACATGCTGAGCCAGATCATGCAGGAGGCCCTGCCCCTTCCCGATCGGGGCGGCATGCTGCACCTGAGCAAGATCCTGCCCGAGGGGGAGATGCAGGTGCTACTCGACCTGCCTTATCCGGGGCCGGAAAAGGAGGCGCTGATCTCGGCGCAACTGGCCATCGCGCAGGCCTTTTTTCCGCGGGCCCGTCGCCTGGCCGCGGCGGTGGGCGCCGAATGGCCGACCCGGTTCGAGACGGCCACAAGGGACATGCTGGCCCGAACGATCGGCCGGGAGCCCGACACGCTGTGGCCGCGCGCTGAACACGAAATGAACGCTTCAGTCTGACTGCGTTCAGGCGTTGAATTCTACAAGAGGGCAGTGAACGGTCACCTATTCCGTTCATGACACCTGAGGATCCTGTCATCCGCCCCCCGCACAGGATCCGCAAGGAAAAGAGAGCCAGCATCTCCTTGCCGGGATGCTGGCTTTTCTTTGTTTACCGGGCGTGATTATCGTGGGTCGCGTACAGCGTGGAGGCAGCAATTTGACCGCCCAGGTCGACCCCAACGGTCCCAGACTCGTTATCACCCCGTCCAATCCGGCCCCCGAAGGGGTTCGCGTGGGCTATCTCGAGACGGTGGATCGGGTGCAGCTGCGCTATGCCATCTGGCCGAAATCGGCGGGCCCGCACCGGGGCACGGTCTGCCTCGTGCAGGGACGAACCGAATATATCGAGAAATATTTCGAGACCATCGCCGATTTCCAGGCGCGCGGCTTTGCCGTCGCCACCTTCGACTGGCGCGGGCAGGGCGGCTCGCAGCGGCTGATCGGCAATCCAACACTTGGCTATGTCGATCATTTCGATGATTACTGGAGCGATCTGCGCAGTTTTCACGCAAAGATCCTGCTGCCCGATTGCCCGGGGCCCTATTATCTCGTCGGCCATTCTATGGGCGGGCTGGCGAGCCTTTTTGCCGCGACGCGCGACCGGATGATGTTCGACCGCGTGTTCCTGTCGGCGCCGATGGTGAGCCTGCACAATATGGAGCACGCCATTGCCCGCACCGCCCGGCTTGCCGAACTGGCCAGCTTTCTCGGGCTCGGGCGATTGCCCTATGCAAGGCGCGGCGACCAGAGGCCGACAGAAGCCGGCTTCGCCAACAATCCGCTGACCTCCGACCCCGTGCGCTACATGCGCATGGTCGAGACGATCAAGGCCGATGACGGGCTCTATATCGGCTCGCCCACCTTCCGCTGGCTGGGCGCGGCCATGCGGGCCATGGTCGAGGCGGGAAAGGACAGTTTTCCCACGCGCATGCAGATCCCCCTCTTGATATTGGGCGCGGCGCGGGACGAGATCGTCTCGACCCCCGCCATCGAAAAGCTGGGTCTCCGCTTGCGCAATGGACGGCATATGATCATTGCCGGCGCGCGGCACGAATTGTTCATGGAAAACGACGCGATCCGCGGACAGGTCCTGGCCGCTTTCGACGCCTTCATCACCGAGCAGACCCGCTAGAGCATATCACCGCGTCGTGGACGCGATGAAATCACTCTTCGTCCGAGTTAGTCGCGCTTCCGAACCGGAAAAGTGGCGTCCACATTCCTGGAAACGCTCCAGGGGATTATTTGCTCACCGGAACGAGCACGACCGAGCGCAGGATAATGTCCCGGGGCAAGGGGATGCCGGGGGGGACAAAGACGTAGTTGAGCGTCAGCTGGACGTGGGAATAGGGCTGGGAGAGGCGCTGCGCGGACATGGTGAGGTGGCCGGGATCGAGGGGGGTGCCGGCCAAGCCGGCCAGGATGACCTCCTCGGCGCCTTTGATGTCATTATCGGCAAAGAGGAGATGCCGCGCGCCTTTTTCTGCCAGCTGCGAAATGGTCGACTGGGCATAGATGCCATATCCGACCTGGATAAACGCCAGGGCGCACAGGAAAAAGACCGGGGCGACGATGGCAAACTCGATCGCCGTGCCTCCTTGCGTGTTGCGCCAGAACCGCCATGCCGGCCGGGAGGGTGCGGGGCTCATTCGGCCTTGCCCACATAGACTTCGAATGTCGCCAAAAGCTCCATCTCCACGTCGAAGATCGGGGTCTTGTAGGGTATGAGGGCGGTGGCCGTGGCGAAGCGATCGAGCCCGGCCTCGCAGGTCATGGTGCAGCCCTCCGGGCCGGAGGCGCAGCGACAGAAGGTGCGGGCCTCGAGGTCGACGCCGTCGAATTTGGCGAGGCCGTGGGCGATGACGGTCCTGGTGGTCGCGATCTCCTTGCCCTGGGTCTGCATGACATGCTGCAGGCCGGTGTTGAGCGCCGATTGCAGTTCGAGCTTGCGCTGGAAGCCGAAGCCCAGATCGACCGTGCCCGCCACCAGCAACATCAGGACCGGCACCAGAATGGCAAATTCCACCGCGGCATTGCCCCGGTGGTCGGCGCAGAAATGCGCGATGGGCCCGGACAGGCGCCTCATGTCGCCGGTCCCCTGGCGAGGCGCACCGTGCTGGCGCTGCCGGCGGAGCCACCGGCCTCAGCGCAATTATTGTTGATGGTGCCGCCGCCGCGAATGTCGATGATGCTGGCCACGATCTGGGTGCACCGGGCGGTGGGCTGGTTCGGGCCGCTCTCGGTCTGGAGCACTTGATTGGGGAAATAGACCGCCCCGCCGACATTGCCGATCACCCCGATGAGGCGCACCGTGCCCCCGGTGATGGCGGGATTGCCCATGATGGCCATGCCTGCAGTGGGGCCGGTGGTGGGGGCGCTGAGGTTCCAGTGCACGTTCTGGGCGATGTCGAGCACCTTGGTCTGGTTGACGAAGATGGTGACGCCCTGTCCGCTGATCCGGCTGCCGGGCGTGGCCCTGAAACCGGCGGAGAAATAGTAGACGCCGGGCGCGAGTGTAACGCTGCCGTCGATTTCCACCTGCTTGCCGTATTTTCCGGGGTTGAGCTTGTCGCCGGCCGGCATGCCGACGCCATAGCGTCCCTGGGCAATGGACTGGTCGACAAAGGTCGGGGTGTCGGGAACGCCCGGGCCGCCCCAAAAGGGCTTGTCGGTGAACGGGGTGGTCGAGGTGGCGCGCTCGATCTGGCCATTGGGGCAATCGGTGACCGTAATCTTGGCGCCGCCATTGGTGGCTGTCGAGCCCGGGGTCTTGATGCAGCTGGCCTTGAGCGACGAGGTGCCCTCGGCCCAGATCGCGTCGCCATTGCTCGAATTGCTGGCAACGACGCAGCCCATATTGACCTGCACGCTGGCAGCCACGAGGATGGATCGCGACTGGTTGGGCTTGAGCGCCAGCATGCAGGGGACCGTTTCGCGCACCGGGTCGAAGGTGGCGTAGGAGACGGCGCCGATCTCGATCGAGGCCATGTCGAGAAACAGTCCCGACAGATATAGCCGCGGATTGGCCTTGAGAATGGCGCGCGACGAATTGGGCCCCAATGTGCCATCGGGCGACGGAATTTCGATTGTGATCTGGGCTGAAGGGCCGGTGAAGCCGGATGCGCGCGCCTGGGTTTCGCCGACCGCAAGGGCCTGATCGAGATCGTCCTCGATACTGTAGGCGACGAGCGCGCTATAGGCGGCGGCATCGGCGGCGATCTGCAATTTGTCGCGCTCGGTGTACCAATGGCCGACTTCGATCGCCAGCGCGGCGAAGCCCAGCAGGGCCGGCAGGAGCAAGCCAAAGATGACGGCAATGGCGCCGCCATCATGGCGTAGAAAACCCACTGCCTTTTTCATGATGAGATAATTTCGCCCGCCCCCGGTATTTCTACCAATACGGCGCCTTGGTTAATGGCTGATGTATGCGCGCGTTAATAGCGGTCAGCGCTCAGAATTTTCCGTCGAGGCGATCAGGTCGAGGGCCTTTTCGAGCAATTGGGGGGTCGCTGCGGCCACGACGTCGCCGCCGCCGGTGGGGTCGCTGCCATCCCAGCAGGCGATGGCCCCACCCGCTTCGCGGATGATGGGGATGAGGGCGGCGATGTCATAGCTGTTGAGATGGGGCTCGATGACGAGATCGGCATGGCCGGCCGCGAGCAGGGCATAGCCATAGCAATCCATGCCGAAGCGCTGGAGGCGCGTTGCCGCCTCGATCGCCTGCCATTTGGCGGCGAGCGCCGGGCTGTCGAAAAGCTTCGGCGTGGTGGTGAATACCCGGGCGCCGGCGAGCTCGGTGGCGCCGCTGGTGCGGTTGGGGGCGATCGTTTCACCGCGGCGATAGCGCGAGGCGCCGGGGACGGCAAGGAAGGTCTCGCCGATAAAGGGCTGGCTCATCACGCCGGCGACCGCCACGCCATCGACGGCAAATCCGATCAGCGTGCCCCAGACCGGAGCGCCGGAGATGAAGGCACGGGTGCCATCGACGGGGTCGATGATCCAGCTGAACTGGCTTGCGCCCGTCGTGCCCCATTCCTCCCCGATGATGGCGTGATCGGGAAAGCTTTCGGCGATGACGGCGCGAATGGCGGTTTCGGCGCCCTTGTCGGCCTCGGTGACCGGATCAAAGCCTGACGTGAGCTTGTTATCCACGGCCAGCCCGGTGCGAAACAGCGGCAGGGTGCGTTCGGCCGCAGCAGCGGCGGCAGCGAGCAGGACGGCTTCGATGCGGGCAAAGTCGATATCGGGCATGGGGCGATCCCTGGGGCTGGATGGAGGCGCGGGAGCAGACATGCCATGCGCGGCTTGCGCATGCTCTAGCGGCTCGCGCGGCAAAAAAGAAGCGCCTTGGCGTCCCTGGTGGGCGCCCGCTGATTCATTTTTGCAACAAGAGCGCTGTCATCGGCGGCATAAGGGTTCGGCGGCCTTGTGCGCCGGCGCGCCGGGGATCATCCTGATCAGGCATGGTGTTGGGGATCTGCGTGACGCGGGCCCTATCATCGTTCCTCCCTTGACTGGGCCGCCCTCGTGGCGGCCCTTCTGTTTTGGGGAGGGGGCGCGTCCTATTCGGCAGCGGCCTTTTCGGTGGAAATGGGCGCGGCGGCCAGGCTCATCAGATCGAGCCCGATCAGGGTGTGGATCAATTTATCGATGATAGTGCGCAATGGCTCGAAGCCGGAGTGCATTTCGAGCGTGGTTTCATTCATGTAGAGGTGCCGGCTGATTTCTATCTGCAGGGCATGAACGCCATGTTGCGGGCGGCCATAGGACCGGGTGCAAAAGCCCCCCGCATAGGGCCGGTTGCGGGCGACGCGCAGACCCGCGGTGGTAAAGGCGGTTTCCACAAGATCGACCAGCGAACCGGCGCAGGTGGTGCCATAGCGGTCGCCCAGCACGATGTCGGGCGTGGCGCGCTCACCATGCCGGCCAATGCGCGGCATGGAATGGCAATCGATCAGCACGGCGACGCCGAAACTGCCAAGGGCCTCGCTCAGGAGCTTTTGCAGGGCGGCGTGATAGGGATGGTAGATCCCCTCGATGCGCATGCGCGCATCCTCGATCGTCAGGCGCTCGCGATAGATCGGCTTGTTCTCGGCAACGACGCGCGCCAGCGTGCCCAGCCCTGCCGCTACGCGGGGGGAATTGGTGTTGAACCGGTCCGACAGCGGCTCGACGAACATGGTGGGATCGAGTTCCCAGGGTTCGCGATTGGCATCGAGATAGGCCCGCGGGAAATGCGCCCGCAATAGCGGCGCGCCAAGATGGGGCGCACGCGAAAACAGCTCATCGACGAAAGCGTCTTCGGACTGGCGAATGGACAGGTGATCGAGCCGCGTCATGGCCAGGAAGCGGGGCGGATAGACCCGACCCGAATGGGGGGAATTGAACACAATCGGAGCCACGAGGCGCCGCGGCCTGATGGTTTCGAATGCCGGTTGATCCCAGTAGTCGGATCGCACGCTGTCTCCCCCGGTGCGGCGCTGACGTCCGCCGCAAGTGATTTGCTCGTCACATCAGTGTCGCGCGGCGCGGCAATCTTGTCCAGTTGTGCGTAAATTCGCGCTAATGCGGGGGCAGGCGGTTGCGCCCGCACGAAAGTGGACTAAACATCGCCCGTGTAGCGACTCAGTGAACAGGCCCCAGGGGTTTTTGATGAAGCGAATTCTTCTCGCTGAAGATGACAACGACATGCGCCAGTTCCTTACGCGCGCCCTTAAAAATGCGGGCTACGAGGTGGTTTCCTTCGACAACGGGCTGTCTGCTTACGAGCGCCTGCGCGAAGAGCCTTTTTCGCTGCTGCTGTCCGATATCGTGATGCCGGAAATGGATGGCATCGAGCTGGCGCGGCGCGCCACCGAGCTCGATCCAGACCTCAAGGTCATGTTCATCACCGGCTTTGCCGCCGTTGCCCTCAACCCGGACAGCGATGCGCCCAAGGATGCCTCAGTGCTGTCCAAGCCGTTCCATTTGCGTG encodes:
- the dps gene encoding DNA starvation/stationary phase protection protein Dps, giving the protein MKTPSIDLKSNTKSTVIGILNARLADSIDLALITKQAHWNLKGLNFIAVHEMLDPMRAELDTHVDTIAERVAQLDGIALGTSQIVAKSTQLAAYPTDIRKTNDHLAALAERYAALANQVREDIDATDEAGDPTTADILTAFSRDLDKNLWFIKSHLE
- a CDS encoding alpha/beta hydrolase — protein: MTAQVDPNGPRLVITPSNPAPEGVRVGYLETVDRVQLRYAIWPKSAGPHRGTVCLVQGRTEYIEKYFETIADFQARGFAVATFDWRGQGGSQRLIGNPTLGYVDHFDDYWSDLRSFHAKILLPDCPGPYYLVGHSMGGLASLFAATRDRMMFDRVFLSAPMVSLHNMEHAIARTARLAELASFLGLGRLPYARRGDQRPTEAGFANNPLTSDPVRYMRMVETIKADDGLYIGSPTFRWLGAAMRAMVEAGKDSFPTRMQIPLLILGAARDEIVSTPAIEKLGLRLRNGRHMIIAGARHELFMENDAIRGQVLAAFDAFITEQTR
- a CDS encoding N-formylglutamate amidohydrolase; translated protein: MRSDYWDQPAFETIRPRRLVAPIVFNSPHSGRVYPPRFLAMTRLDHLSIRQSEDAFVDELFSRAPHLGAPLLRAHFPRAYLDANREPWELDPTMFVEPLSDRFNTNSPRVAAGLGTLARVVAENKPIYRERLTIEDARMRIEGIYHPYHAALQKLLSEALGSFGVAVLIDCHSMPRIGRHGERATPDIVLGDRYGTTCAGSLVDLVETAFTTAGLRVARNRPYAGGFCTRSYGRPQHGVHALQIEISRHLYMNETTLEMHSGFEPLRTIIDKLIHTLIGLDLMSLAAAPISTEKAAAE
- a CDS encoding TadE/TadG family type IV pilus assembly protein; translation: MSPAPSRPAWRFWRNTQGGTAIEFAIVAPVFFLCALAFIQVGYGIYAQSTISQLAEKGARHLLFADNDIKGAEEVILAGLAGTPLDPGHLTMSAQRLSQPYSHVQLTLNYVFVPPGIPLPRDIILRSVVLVPVSK
- a CDS encoding TadE/TadG family type IV pilus assembly protein — its product is MRRLSGPIAHFCADHRGNAAVEFAILVPVLMLLVAGTVDLGFGFQRKLELQSALNTGLQHVMQTQGKEIATTRTVIAHGLAKFDGVDLEARTFCRCASGPEGCTMTCEAGLDRFATATALIPYKTPIFDVEMELLATFEVYVGKAE
- the hisN gene encoding histidinol-phosphatase, with the protein product MPDIDFARIEAVLLAAAAAAAERTLPLFRTGLAVDNKLTSGFDPVTEADKGAETAIRAVIAESFPDHAIIGEEWGTTGASQFSWIIDPVDGTRAFISGAPVWGTLIGFAVDGVAVAGVMSQPFIGETFLAVPGASRYRRGETIAPNRTSGATELAGARVFTTTPKLFDSPALAAKWQAIEAATRLQRFGMDCYGYALLAAGHADLVIEPHLNSYDIAALIPIIREAGGAIACWDGSDPTGGGDVVAAATPQLLEKALDLIASTENSER
- a CDS encoding response regulator codes for the protein MKRILLAEDDNDMRQFLTRALKNAGYEVVSFDNGLSAYERLREEPFSLLLSDIVMPEMDGIELARRATELDPDLKVMFITGFAAVALNPDSDAPKDASVLSKPFHLRDLVSEVERLLAA
- a CDS encoding pilus assembly protein TadG-related protein, whose product is MKKAVGFLRHDGGAIAVIFGLLLPALLGFAALAIEVGHWYTERDKLQIAADAAAYSALVAYSIEDDLDQALAVGETQARASGFTGPSAQITIEIPSPDGTLGPNSSRAILKANPRLYLSGLFLDMASIEIGAVSYATFDPVRETVPCMLALKPNQSRSILVAASVQVNMGCVVASNSSNGDAIWAEGTSSLKASCIKTPGSTATNGGAKITVTDCPNGQIERATSTTPFTDKPFWGGPGVPDTPTFVDQSIAQGRYGVGMPAGDKLNPGKYGKQVEIDGSVTLAPGVYYFSAGFRATPGSRISGQGVTIFVNQTKVLDIAQNVHWNLSAPTTGPTAGMAIMGNPAITGGTVRLIGVIGNVGGAVYFPNQVLQTESGPNQPTARCTQIVASIIDIRGGGTINNNCAEAGGSAGSASTVRLARGPAT
- a CDS encoding Hsp20 family protein; this encodes MQTIDFSPFYRSTVGFDRLFNRLDSLGAQETKTYPPYNIERTGEDAYRISIAVAGFSNGDIAIETKENSLVVKGAKPAETADTKREFLHRGIAERAFELRFQLADYVEVQGASLENGLLHLELKRELPESKKPRTIQINGSTPSIEDKSVN